TATGGAAGAGGGATTTTATTATTGAACATGGTTAATACATAATTGGAATAAGTGTTGGAAAAGGACAGGACAGTTCTCAGAATGAGGATTGTCCTTTTTTTGCGGCTCACTAAGCTATGCTAATCATCAGTAAGCCCTACAGGGAACTAGAGCGAGAAGTATGGCAGATAGTCTATGTAGGAGAATATTGTATCATTTTATACATATTGGTAGAATGAATGTAAAATAACCCCGTTTAACCCTCATATGACCATCGAATTTTATACTACTTTCCTAACATCATGCGAATCCAGAAGAATATAGAGTAATTAGTGAGTGTACAGGAGGTGCCCTTCCATTCAAAAGATAGATCTGGATCGACTTGACAATTTGGCTAAAGTAGTGGAGCATTTGCGACAGACAATGGAGCAGGAAATCATCGGCATGTCCAAGGATGTAAATTGTCTGCTCCAAAATACAGAAGCGAATTACTCGGAGTATTATGTGCGCACGGCTACTCAAGATGCGGCAAGTCTGCTCCGGGAGATTGAAATGCTGGCACGGCGATTGGATGATCAAATGCGTGAAAAGGTAAGCGGCCTGAAATATGCCGTAAGTCAATATGCGCAGACAGACAAGCAAGTGGAGAAATTGGCTCAAACCCAGCCTTCCTCGTCTTTGTTCAATCATAAATCTCCGTTTCTAGCCGCACAGTGGTCAGATATCACAGGAAATAGTCTGTATGGACCTGCGAAGTCCACTACTTCAGAGCCGTTCCCATTCCCCAATTTCTTCGAACAACTTGAGGCTTTTCAGCGGCAAGGAATTATGGATCGTTTAGCTCCCTTCCAGGAAGATTCGCGAATTGCTGCTCTTCTACAAACGATGCAGAACCAAGATGCCTTCGCCCAGAAACTCGCCCAAGCAGAACTAACCAAAATCGCTGAGGCATTTACGGAAATCGCCCGTAGTCAAAAGGCCTACGTCGTCTATCAGGCTTATGGCCAGCGTGAGTACATGGAGTCGGCTCATCAATATGCCGAAGCCCAACGGAAGAAGCTCGAAGAAATGGGCGTATCGGACGAGTGGTATAAAGAAGGCATTGATCTGAGTGATTTTTATCAAGGTGGGTTTCTTAAGGCCTGTAGATACAATCCGTTAAAAAATGACCGATCACTCTTGCTGGATGATGAAGAGATTAGGGCTTTGTTGGAGCAGGGGATGTTGGGAGAAGTTGAATTGGATGTGCTTCGTCAGAAATATGACGAGCTGGAAGTCAAGGTACTTCACCGTCTGCAACTCGAGCAGCAGTTGGAGGAATATAATCGCTTGGTCGCCGAGGAAGATATCCGAAAGATGCAGCAGCTTCTCAAGGATATGAATCTATATCATGGAGAAATCACCGGGAAGTATGAACAAGAGCTGCTAATTGCTATAGCTGGATATCAGTATATTGCCAATAATCACAGTACCATGTTTGCCGTGTGGCGTGAATTAAGCGGGTATCATGATGGTAAGGAATTTGAAGTAGACGGATTGATTACGAAAGAGCTGCTGGAGCTAGCGAATGCAGAAAGAGGGTTAGGATATTGGAATGATCCCAATGTGAAAGCCAGTGGACTAGGTGTGGCGCTGACATCGGTAGGAGTCGGAGATGGAATCGTTAGTCAGATTTGGGATGAAGGAAGCGGGCTTTTGAAGCAAGCCTGGTCCGTCAATCCGACCAATCCGAAATTCTGGACAGAGACGGTACCAGGATATTATGATTTAGCCAAGGCGATCACAAATGGGGATATCACCCTGGAAGATATCAAGGAAGCACTGAAAGAAGGGGCCACAGAAGAGTTCGTGGTTCCTTTCCAGGATATCTGGGATTTGCAGGGGAAGATATTGAGTGGAAAAGCCAGCTATGAAGAGAGCGAGCGATATGGACGCGCCTTAGTCAAGGCCTTTTTGGCTCTGACGCTGGTGGAAGGAGCAGTTAAGTCAGGAGTTAAGATATCTGGCAAACTGAGCAAGCAGCTCTCCGAGCTATTGCCCAAGCTGAATGGTGGTGCCGTGGCGGTTACCGAGGGTGGAACTAGATTCCGAATTCCTGATGGTTACCACATCGATACCCCTGACCTTCCCAAGACGGATACACAACGGCAGTTTATTGAGTTTCAGAGGCAGCAGGAGCCTAGAGGGAATGCTGGGGGGACGGGTAATGGTGGTAGAATAATCTCAAGTGTTGATGATTTACCAGATGTTACAAAGTCTAAAATCACTACTAGTCAGAGGGCTACATTGAATCAACAGGAAAGAACATATTCACATTTAACCGAAATGGATTTAAAAGGAGCACAGAGAGACTTAGATGGTAACCCTGTTCCAAAACCAGGGGGAGGTTTCTATGATCATGTTCAAGAAGTGTCTGATGCGTATCGTGGTTTAGTTGATTTGAAAAGAAGTTGGGAAGGGGTGCTTAAAAACCCTAATTTAGATACAGAACTTAGACAACTTTATACGTCAAAGTTGAATGAGATAAACGCTACGATGAAAAAAATAGAAGATATGTTTGCTCCCCATGGGGGAGTGTATCCACCAAAATAATGATTGGAGTAATCTAAATATGATTGATAGAAAGAAAATATTAAAAGAGTTTTTGACTAATGAAGAATATGAGGCTGTAATACAAAATGCAACACAGTTTTCCGATATGCCATTACCTACATGGCATTTGGAAATAACAAGGAAATGTCTAACCGATTTGTCAAACTTTGATTTGATTCGTTGCATTAGACAAGATGTTTTTACAGATTTAGTAACTTTTGAAATTATTGAAAGGATTGATGAACAAAATACACCTTTCTATGCTGACATTGATTCAATAGAATTGATGGAAAAACTATCATCTGTTAGTTCGGAAATGCTCTCAGTATATAAGAGTAAATTAGTTAGAATGATTGAAAATATTGAAAAGAACAACTTAATAGATTTAGCAGATATTTGGATGTTCGATGAACAGAAGGGAACGTATCAAGGCTATATCAATATAATAAAAAATAAAATTCAATAATGTCAGTAAAATATTTCCTGTTTTTTGTATTGGGGTCCAACCATTGCTGAATAATCTCGCCAATCAACAACAGCACATATACCTTCCAGAAATGTAGACTGGTTTACATCTTAAACTCTTTAAAAGCTCTTTCCACCTGAATCATGAGTAGGAAATGAGCTTTTTCTGATGTATACAATTAAAGAAAAACTCGCCCAAGCAGAACTAACAAATCTATGAAAAGACTACCGTTGGGTACTATAAGGTCGAGTGGCTAGTTTCTGATAAGAGGGCTGTAGAACAATTGACAAATTTGTTCAAATCAAAAAACATTGAAATTGATGTCGAATACTTTCCAGAATTAAGGATAGGTTTTGTAAATGAAAATTATAAAAGAAGACGAGTTGAAGAATTTTATTACTGATGAAGAACTACGCAAATTCTGCAATGTGAATATCAATGATACTCGTTTAAATAAGTTGTTAGCATATTATACGTTTTTTAAAAGTAACGCTAGGTTAGTCTCACTTGATAAGCAAAGCACATATTACAGTATGTACTTTTGGTTTGTGCAGTTTAAAGAGCGGTATTTTAAAGTGTATGGACATGATGAAGGGATTGAGCAAGAAGGATTTAAACTGTTAGAGGAGATAGATTATCAACTTGAAGAAAGCGTAGATTGGGGTCTAATTGAAAGAATTGAACTCAAAGCTATTTAAACCTTGATGAAGTAACTATTTCTTTAACGGGAACTTTCTATAAGAGGAAAAGAATTAGCTTAAAAATAGGAAAAAGATGCAATTCAAAAGGAGGGAATATCAGACAGGATAACTGGTATCCCTACAAGGAGGAAAAACCATGAACGTTCATAGAGATGAGGAACTAATTCAATCTTTAAAGTCACACAAAATCTGGATTGAAACAATTGGTCGAGAGGGAAAAAAACTAGCGGTCGATGAAGTGGATTTTCGAGATATAGATTTAGCAGATTACCCGCTAGATCAAGCCTATATAACTGCGTGTATATTTAATGGAATGAACTTGGTAGAAAAGGATATGTACGCTTCAGTAATATGTTCCTCAACTTTTGAAAATGCAAATTTAGAAAGTGCTGATTTCTACAAGGCGGACGTCTCTTATGCAAATTTTACAAATGCGAACTTGCAAAACTCTCGATTTGCTAGAAGTGATTGTATTGAAACTATATTTAACAAAGCTGATTTGAGAAATGCGAAATTAGTAGGGGCACTTTTTGATCAAGTAGATTTTCGCAATGCAAACCTCCAAAATACTGATGTAAGCACCTCAACATTTGAGGAAGTATTGCTTCAAGCAGCACAGCTAGAAGGAATGTGTGGACTGGAAGAGGCTTTCATTAAGAGTATTAATATTGGTACTCCAGAACAACCTATCATTCTTAAAGGCGAAGATGCTAGACAGTGGCTCATAATCAAATCGACAGATAACTTAAAAAGTAATTGACCTTAAAGCATTAACTCAAGCGCGCCAGGCACCGCCCAATAATCGGGTA
The window above is part of the Paenibacillus lutimineralis genome. Proteins encoded here:
- a CDS encoding polymorphic toxin type 28 domain-containing protein, with translation MYRRCPSIQKIDLDRLDNLAKVVEHLRQTMEQEIIGMSKDVNCLLQNTEANYSEYYVRTATQDAASLLREIEMLARRLDDQMREKVSGLKYAVSQYAQTDKQVEKLAQTQPSSSLFNHKSPFLAAQWSDITGNSLYGPAKSTTSEPFPFPNFFEQLEAFQRQGIMDRLAPFQEDSRIAALLQTMQNQDAFAQKLAQAELTKIAEAFTEIARSQKAYVVYQAYGQREYMESAHQYAEAQRKKLEEMGVSDEWYKEGIDLSDFYQGGFLKACRYNPLKNDRSLLLDDEEIRALLEQGMLGEVELDVLRQKYDELEVKVLHRLQLEQQLEEYNRLVAEEDIRKMQQLLKDMNLYHGEITGKYEQELLIAIAGYQYIANNHSTMFAVWRELSGYHDGKEFEVDGLITKELLELANAERGLGYWNDPNVKASGLGVALTSVGVGDGIVSQIWDEGSGLLKQAWSVNPTNPKFWTETVPGYYDLAKAITNGDITLEDIKEALKEGATEEFVVPFQDIWDLQGKILSGKASYEESERYGRALVKAFLALTLVEGAVKSGVKISGKLSKQLSELLPKLNGGAVAVTEGGTRFRIPDGYHIDTPDLPKTDTQRQFIEFQRQQEPRGNAGGTGNGGRIISSVDDLPDVTKSKITTSQRATLNQQERTYSHLTEMDLKGAQRDLDGNPVPKPGGGFYDHVQEVSDAYRGLVDLKRSWEGVLKNPNLDTELRQLYTSKLNEINATMKKIEDMFAPHGGVYPPK
- a CDS encoding contact-dependent growth inhibition system immunity protein — its product is MIDRKKILKEFLTNEEYEAVIQNATQFSDMPLPTWHLEITRKCLTDLSNFDLIRCIRQDVFTDLVTFEIIERIDEQNTPFYADIDSIELMEKLSSVSSEMLSVYKSKLVRMIENIEKNNLIDLADIWMFDEQKGTYQGYINIIKNKIQ
- a CDS encoding pentapeptide repeat-containing protein, with the translated sequence MNVHRDEELIQSLKSHKIWIETIGREGKKLAVDEVDFRDIDLADYPLDQAYITACIFNGMNLVEKDMYASVICSSTFENANLESADFYKADVSYANFTNANLQNSRFARSDCIETIFNKADLRNAKLVGALFDQVDFRNANLQNTDVSTSTFEEVLLQAAQLEGMCGLEEAFIKSINIGTPEQPIILKGEDARQWLIIKSTDNLKSN